One segment of Stappia sp. 28M-7 DNA contains the following:
- a CDS encoding LysR family transcriptional regulator — MDIRHLRYFIAISEAPSLSAAAQVLGVAQPSLSQYVQRMEQELGVQLVERSPRGTVLTEEGHLLVRHAREICASMEHCISEMRDLGGGIRGKVGFGMPPSVSMVMSVPLAETVRVELPDVRLRAIEAMSGYIKSWIEDETVDIGFIYDLEKVEHFRIIHVLDEQLFFFSAPDTWPLDTPPGAPVPMQALEKLEMILPGVSHGLRKTIERHAAACDVNLNVVIEMDAMTQIKELVARGSGHTIFAPAAVHDFVARGELLKAPIVEPTISRPVYLVSKPSRSTSRACRAVEQITLEVARDLVRRGIWEGNLIES; from the coding sequence ATGGACATTCGTCACCTTCGCTACTTCATCGCCATTTCCGAGGCGCCGTCGCTCTCCGCGGCGGCGCAGGTCCTGGGCGTTGCCCAGCCGTCCCTGTCGCAATACGTCCAGCGCATGGAGCAGGAGCTCGGCGTGCAGCTGGTCGAGCGCTCGCCGCGTGGCACGGTGCTGACCGAAGAAGGGCACCTGCTGGTGCGCCATGCGCGCGAGATCTGCGCCAGCATGGAGCATTGCATCTCGGAGATGCGCGACCTTGGCGGCGGCATTCGCGGCAAGGTCGGCTTCGGCATGCCGCCGTCGGTGTCGATGGTGATGTCGGTGCCGCTGGCCGAGACCGTGCGGGTCGAGCTGCCGGATGTGCGGCTGCGCGCCATCGAGGCGATGAGCGGCTACATCAAGAGCTGGATCGAGGACGAGACGGTCGATATCGGCTTCATCTACGACCTGGAGAAGGTCGAGCATTTCCGCATCATCCATGTGCTGGACGAGCAGTTGTTCTTCTTCTCCGCGCCCGATACCTGGCCGCTCGACACCCCGCCCGGCGCGCCGGTGCCGATGCAGGCGCTGGAGAAGCTGGAGATGATCCTGCCCGGCGTCTCGCACGGGCTGCGCAAGACCATCGAGCGGCACGCGGCGGCCTGCGACGTCAATCTCAACGTCGTCATCGAGATGGACGCGATGACCCAGATCAAGGAACTGGTGGCGCGCGGCTCCGGCCACACGATCTTCGCCCCCGCCGCCGTCCACGATTTCGTCGCCCGGGGCGAGCTGCTCAAGGCGCCCATCGTCGAGCCGACGATCTCGCGCCCGGTCTATCTGGTCAGCAAACCCTCCCGCTCGACGAGCCGGGCCTGCCGGGCCGTCGAGCAGATCACGCTGGAGGTCGCGCGCGACCTGGTGCGCCGCGGCATCTGGGAAGGCAACCTGATCGAGAGCTAG